taatttgagtttcattttatttcacaAACACATgccaaaaaacaatatttggcAGACTAGCGCAAGCcgaaaaaatatagagaaataaCACAATTCCTGTGTTGCGTTGTTGAGCAGAGAGTATTCTCCAAGTTGCGTTGTAATCAGTAgcacaaccatttttttttaacagataTAAATATGGAGTTGTTCATAACAACACAATCTACTtcacaattttttcttcaaatggtTCACAATATTGAAAACAACGTACcctattgaattttattttctattttaattatttagtagGTTGTGTGTTCTAAATACCAacctttatattaaaaaaaaaaaggttgtattGTTCCTAATACAACCTAAAAATtgtgctatttaaaaaaaaattttacttttagtttcataaaaaaatcgaCTAATTTGTGTAAAATGAGGGATAATTTAAGGCCGGTCACATGCTGGTCAAGTAATTATTTGTTTGGGCACAACTTCAACTGGGTTTAGAAGCTAGCTAGGCTGTGCTAcaggaaccaaaaaaaaaaatagttggcaATAATTTGTAATCAAGAATTAGATTAGCACTAGATAGGTAATCCAGAGCTGAATCTTATTTCCATAATTTAGAAATCATGTACGGATCACCACAACTATGCCATCCATCTTCTGAAAAATTGCTGGGACCTTAAGCAAGTTCCTAACAACCAATGCTGATGTGAAGAGTGAAATCACAGAATTGAGAAAACAAACTTAGTTAATTATTTATACTAGagaattaaattagaaaacttttcataaagagaaaaacttgacaaaatatgaagtttaatattctgagaaaaaaaatttaaaaaaaaaaagagaaaagaagaagacagtCTATTAACAAGGAATGGAAGTTCTTGGCATTCAACTAATTTATTATGTCGTAAAGAGTTGCTAATTGCTCAGTTGATCTAGTTAGTATTTGGTTACAATCTTCggataaaaaagatgaagataattATAGAAGAGAAAACCCTAATGTTTGGGAATGATAGAaattcacattaaaaatatcctagaaatatatttattcctaaatttttatttttttaaccaaaaaaatcttCACAATTCATGAATACATTAATTCttatcatataataattaatgcaTTGATTCATAtactaaaatattcaaaaaggaACTAGCAATATatcttttattcatttttaatttattttaaaaaagaacatgttAATATATACTTATGTTGAATTACAAAGTACAACTTATTTTAACctcaaaaatataaatggatCTCacgtttaattttaaattaaaaaatctattacaTGCTTTACAAAACCAATTCCAACAACCATAGACTTCGAATGAATCTAGATAAGATACAACCCAAATCGAGGATGGGTTTTGTGAGTTAAGCAATTCGGGTCTCAATGTGAATGGTTATGGGGCTCTAGGAGCTTGAGTTTAGCCCAAAGAGAGCACCAGTCACTAAGGTTGCTTTAGACCTGAGCTTTATAAACCATGGAGGGTACTGTTTTATAATTGTTGACCAAGATGAGGTTACATATTTGGTAAACATGCCTTCCACTTCTGGCCTTGCTAGCCATCTGAAAACCACAATGGGATCATATTAGTTGGTAGATTATTCACAAATTGGAAGACGAGGACCCCTTTTAATTTAATGGAACTTTGCCTCCAATGATAAACATCTCCATAGACTCTTCTCCACATCAGGATTCTTGTCAAAATATACTCACTTCATGGTGTGCCACTCTCCTCCTTCAGGACATGAACCCTACTATAACAAAGAGAAGCACAAAGGGCATAACTAACCTCTTACTGTATCCATTTTCtgcaaactctctctctctgcaaTGATATGCCTTTCCTACCTCTTTCCTTAAACTAATTAGAAGCAATAAAAGCCAGCACCCTGCTCCATTTCTTCAACAAAAATCTAACTGCTATCATTAAAGATTAAATGAAAGCATTAGCTGTCTTCAGATCCAAGCTTTTCAGTCCATGCAAGAAACTACTGTTACTCTTCAGATTCAAGCTCAAAAGACCTGTCTTTATAAGAGGTCTTCAACTTCGTCGTCGCAGCAAGAAACCCAGAAAAGCTCCTCAAAAGAATCGAGTTTTTAATTCTTTGCTCTCCGTTTTTCATCCTCTTAGGAAGTCGAGAAAGATGGACAGAGTTTCCGAACTTAGGAGCGTCTCAGAACCGGAGTGTGAAAGAATGCTCTTTCCATCACCTCTTACACCAGCTTATATCAAG
This genomic interval from Populus nigra chromosome 11, ddPopNigr1.1, whole genome shotgun sequence contains the following:
- the LOC133706161 gene encoding transcription repressor OFP17-like, with the protein product MKALAVFRSKLFSPCKKLLLLFRFKLKRPVFIRGLQLRRRSKKPRKAPQKNRVFNSLLSVFHPLRKSRKMDRVSELRSVSEPECERMLFPSPLTPAYIKASLEKKRRTFGDEDVEDACRSFENYLVEMMVEEGQVRDLMDVEELLYCWKNLKCPVFIDLVGRFYGELCKDLFSPDDDNTDINSPK